In the Balaenoptera acutorostrata chromosome 16, mBalAcu1.1, whole genome shotgun sequence genome, GAGATCCCAGCAGCACCTCCATGCCTCCTCTCACCCCTAAGCGTGTCTGGGGTACAGGCCTCACTGATGGCCTCGGCCACAGTCGGAACATTCCCATGGGGAGAAGATGCTCTCTGGGCAGAGGTAGACACTGACATGTCACCCAGAGCCCCTGGGTGAGAAAAGCCCTGGGCACCATCTTCTCTGGGTTGACTGTCTCGGCGAGATGTTTCCTGGTGCTGTCTTCCAGAAGGAATTCTGTCGTCTTGAACTGCGTCCCCTTCTCCATGGCTCTGGGGAGCCAAGGGCAAGTCAGCATCGGGGATCTCTGGAGAAGTCACCTGTGAAGACAGACCCGAAGCTGATTCCTGCCGGCCGCTTTCCTGCTGTGAGTGGGCCTGGCTTCCAAGCCCCGGCCAGccttccccagccccctctgGCTTCTTGCTTTCTGTCAGCATCTGTGGAGGCCCACTCATTTCCTTCCCCACACTGGCACCTGGCAGGCTCTGCTCTGCAGCTGGCCATGCCGGCCCCGGCAGCTTTTCTGGAGCTGGATCCTGGGGACCCAGACGAGAAATCTCAGCCTCTACAGCCAGCTCTTGCTGCTTCTCCTTTGACTGTACCCAGAGTCCGGCAGGAGTGGTGGGGAGAGACGCGATGGCCACTCCTTGAGTCCCATCTGGAAGCTTCTCTGGGCTTGGCGTGGCGAGGTCCTTGCCCATCACACTCTTCCCGGCTCCTGCCTTTTCTCCCAGTGTGCTCTGGGGCCGATCGGCGGTCAGGGCTCCAAGCACAGACTTCTCAAAGATCTTGGTGATGTGctccctgaagtcagggagcccagCGATCATACTGGTCTGCCTGGAGCTGGCGTCTACACCAGCTGATGCTCCCTTCCTGGGATCCTTGGAAGGGTCTACCATCCTCTCCCCACTGCGCTCTCTCTCCCTTGCTGCATCACCTGCCGTGCTCTCCTCACTGGCAAGGTGTGCTGAAAGTTCACTGGGCTTGGCACTTGCCCCGGGAGCTCTTGACCCTTTCTGCTCCTCTGCGGTCTGCTTACCCTTGGCCAGAAGTGGCACCCTGTCCAGGTAGGGCACGGAGTCCACGGGTCCCTCAAAGGTCCCAGCTTTGGGGCTTCCGCTGCTGGCTGGCACGGCAGAGGTTTCCTCACCTGCAGCTCCTGGTTGCCCGAGGGGGGCAGGGGAGTCACACGGTACCTTCGTGGAGGAGGCATTTTCCAAGACAAGCAGGGGCTCCCGTGTGGGACAAGGGCTTTCACCAGGAGCTCTGAGGCCTTGAGGTGAAAGAGCTTTCACGCCACTGTCTTCTGCCCCTTTCCTGGCAGCGCTCTCCATATGCAGGTAAGGAGTTTCAGGAGTAGCCTCTTCTGGTGGCCTGGACGACAGGAGCCTCTTTGGGTCGGGGACAGCCTGGGCTGCAGAAATATCCACCACGCTCCTGGGAATCGCACCCAGCTCTCTGGCTGGCAGCAAGGCATCCTGGGAGCTGGCGGAGGGTTGCTCAGCTTGGCAGGGCTCACCTAGGGCACAGGTAGAAGCTTCCTCCCCAGGGGAGGGGCACTGGTCTGTTGGGAGGAAGCCACCACTCCGAGCAGCTTCTCCTGGCTCCCCCGGAGCCCGTTGTGTCCCCAGGTCTCCTCCATCAGCGTTCCCACCAATCTCAGCAGTCCCACCACCCGCACCTTGATGCTCGGCTGATGGGACACTTTCAAGAAGCTTTTGGGCCTCTGCATCCGTGGCAGTAGGACACTCCATTTCCTTCTCTGGGGCTAACCCTGATTGCCGCCTGCCCTCCTGGGTTTCACCACCGGCCTCACTCTCTGGGGCCTCCTGGGTGGATGCGACTCTGGGGCCGGCAGGTGCTGGAGCTGGTGGGCAGCGAGCTGCCTTCAGGAGAGCTACTGAATCAGGCCGACAAGGCGGGGCCCCCACTGTGCTCCCACTTGCCTTCTCTGTCTTACCCGAGTCCTGGAGCGGGGGCCAAGCGTCAGCTGCTTCCGAAATGCCTGCATCCCCGAGACATGCCTCTTCATGCTGGCTGCCAGCTTTCAGCCCATCAACCAGCTCCTGCTGGGACTTGTTTGGCCCCTGTCCAGCACAGCAACTCTCCTTTCTGCTCAAGCTACGTGCAAGAGCAGAGTCTTGTAAGGTGTCTGCTGCAGGAGGTGGGCCCCTGGACAGCTGACTGCCACTGCATTCTCCCTCTTGCCCATTCCCGCCTAGTGCAGACAACTCCAGTCTCTTTGGTGCTGACAACTCCGACGGCTCTGTCGTACGATTCTCCGGAACTGTGTGCCCGGGAGCTGAACTTGGAGCATCAGACAGACTGCCCTTGGGGAGCTCACTTTGAAGTTCTGATTCAGAAGCCTGTTCCTTTGCTCCGTGAGTGGGCAAGCTCACATCTTCCCGAGGTTCCACAGGAATGTGGGTTTGGGGAGAGTCTGCACCCAGGTTCTGAAACTCTGCATCACCTGGGGAAGTCTCTTTCTCGCTTTCGCACTGTTGGGACTTCTCCCTGAGCGTTTCAGAGATGGATGCTTCTGGGTCCGTTTGGGACTGCTGGAGACGGTTCTCAGAATACAGCGAGGGCCTCTCAGATGCAGCTACTCGTATCCCGCTGTCCCCTGGGCAGGACAGGTTCTCCTGCTGACCTTGCTCCGGGCCGAGGGTCGTGAGCCCACAGTCCACTGCCAAGTTCTCCTCCGCAGGGGGAGGTGGCCCATCGGTGTGGACTTCCTGTCCAGCTGCATCACGCCCCAGCCCATGGGCGTGGGGCGGTGTCAGCAAGCCCTCCCCTTCACAGCTGCCGGGCCTCTGTACGGATGGGTGGCTCCTCGTCTTTATTTCAGATTTGCCCTCCGCCTCCTGGGCTTTGGGGATGACCTCTGTAGCGGAAGTTGACAGGAAATCCGATTTCTCTGATTCTAAAGCAGGAAGAGGGTCCATTCTTCCCAATCCCCGCACATCCTGAAAGGTGTCAGAATACTTGGTCTGCAGTCCTGGCCCCTCCCGGACAGCTCCCTCGGGAAAAACGTGTTTACCGGCTCCATCCGGCCCAGAGGGTGGGATGGGATCCGGCTCGTGGAGCTGGTGCAGTGAAGCAGATGCATGGACCACTTGGGCTTCTTCCATCATCCCACAGGCCACCGAGCTCCAAGCTGCATCTTCTGACGGAGAGCCGGGCCTGTCCACGTGCCCGGGGGCCTCCTCTCTGAGCGGCTGTGCTGAGGCCCTGCTGGGAAGGCTGCTGCTCTCCACACCGCCAGTTAGCTGTGAAGCCTCATCCTCTTCCACCTTTGGGTCAGGCTTGCAGCCGCAGGCTTCGGGTTGCTCTCCCTGAAGGTTCCCAGGATCTGCACCCTCAGGTGGCTCTGGGGCTGCTTCCTGGCCTCTAGGGTCGGCCCCAGGCAGTGTGCTTTCCTTAGCCACAGCTGGACCTTCAGGGGCTTTGGCTTCATCCTTTGGCCCCAGTGACCTTCTGACACTTTCATCTGATGcaccaggagggggaaggggcagaaCCCCTTGTTGGACCTCGTGGCTTTGCTCCCTCTTCCAgagctcttccctctcctccgGGGGTGAAGGAGCAGGAACCTCTCTGGGGCCTCCTTCTGGACCCTCTCCCTCTCCTGCGAGGTCTGATGCGTGCTTCTCCTGCCCTGCCAACCCTGCTTCTGCCTGCTCTTTAGCCAGGTCTGTAAGAACAGGCCTCGCAGCATCGGAAATCATCTCCCTGGGTTGttctgcagcagcagaggcccgAGCAGCTGGCTGTGAAGTGAGGCTTGAAGCTGGATCCGTTTCCTCAGTCGCTGCGTGTGGGGCAGGCTCGGGGCTCACAAGCAAGCCCCCCTCGGGCTGGTCACCTGCCGTCACACAGACAGCTTGTCGGGGCTCGGCTCCTCGCCTCCCTGTCTGCAAGTGACCCCGAGCATCCGGGGCATCCAGAGTCTCCTCCCAAGAGCCCTTGGCCCCCGGCGCCAGGGCAGGACCCAGTGACTCCCAGGGCAGCTCTGTGGGCGGCGGATGCGCTCCCATTTGCTGCGGGCAGCTTTCCCGGGCAGCGACCTTCGCTTCGGCTTCTTGGGCCGCCCCTGAACCACTCCCGCTGGGAGGGCAGGTCCTGAGGAATCCCGAGTCATCGGTGAAATCCTGAGGCGGCCCCTCCACTTGGCATTTAGGGGCTGGATCTTGCGGGGTCGGGTTCTCGGGTTTTGGGGGGGACTCTTCCAGGCCGGCTGAGCTCTCTTGGCCTGGTTGGGCTGCAGCAGGGGCCATGGGGGCTCCCCGCCCAGACTCTGGCAGGGGAAagccacctgcagcctctttcccttGGGACTCAAAACCACCAGGCCAGCCATCCTCTCCACACAGCTGCACCTTCATCGGCTCTCGAGGAGCAGCTGGTGAAATTCCCGGCGACTGGTCAATGGAACTGGAGGAAGACAGTTTCTGCCCCTCATCTTCCTTCGGTCCTCTCTCTCTTCTGGCGCTGGGGGCGATTGCAACCACCCTGGGCTGAGTAGAACCGTCCATCCCAGGGACCAAGGCTGCTGGGCCGTATCCTGGGGCATTTGGGGAAGGTTCCCTCTGGGGGTGTTGAGCCAGGGGACAATCTTCAGGTTCCGCTGCTGGGCTTGCCAAGCAACCTTCTGGGGCACCCTCGGCAAAGGGCACGGAGGCCAAGGGACTCCCCTGCTCCCAGGGCTCCGGTGGGCTGGGCAGTGGAGAATCTTCTTGGCCCCTGGCTTCCCGTGGGTGCTTCCTTGGCTCAGTCACCTCTGGGGACACGATGCAGGGATACGGGCTGGTAGCACCCTCAGAAGTGGAGCAGGAACCTCCGTGCCCGACGCTGCCaacaatgaaaacatttattgttttatcAGTTCTCATGGATGCCAAGGATAGAGCCACAGCCCAGGCAAAATCCCTCCATGCTTCTCCCCACTAAAGGCCACAACACACACCATCCTCGTGCATCTCGTTCCTCTCCATGAAGAGACCCCCcgccccaatcccacccctcctgTAACCATGACATGTGCCCTCACTCTCTGCAAAAATTAGTGCAGAAAATCTCAAACATTCAATCTGAGGCTTTCCATGCTGGTCAGTAGTGAATCGGGAAATATGGAAACTAATTCATAATTGTCTACAATGCAGGAAACTcagaacatttttaataaatataaaccaTGATAGAGAATTTGGATGAGCTCTGTGTAGTTTACAAAGAGGTCCTGAACACTTCTGGGGATCCTTAGATGTtcaggaaaaaggcaaaaatggGCAAAGCCATGCTTTGAAATAAAGAGCTATTCTTGACAAAAAGTTAACTTGATTCTTTACATTCAGCGGGTGGTACTGTGAGGCATAATCCAAAAATCAATTCTATTTAGCTGTGGAATTTCTGCATATGACCTACATATAAAATTCCTGGGAGCTGAATTACCTTCCTACCCATATGTGTCTCAGCTTCAACTTACTTTGCTGtacaatgtataaagaaaaaCTGTGAACATGCAGGAAACTTGGGGGAATATGGCTCAGAGTCATGGACTTGCTATAGATCATCAACTATCCAGTTATTGTAAAATAGCTTATCACATGCCATATTTAGAACGTGTTTCTCAattctatatagtttttttttctatatagttTTAATtaggtgtattttttaaatttaaaagcaataTACGGCCAatacaaaattttgaaaatgtagaaaaaatgcTTGCCACCTGAAGTGTTCTagtgaatttcctttttttcctacaCAACTCTTTAGGGGGtgcaatttttgttatttttacataGCTGTGATTCTATATACTTTTACGATCATATATCTTTCAGTATCAAAAGAAATTGCTCAAGGCAAAGTTAACAGAAGTATGGTTTTTCTAAGGCTTTTACCATGTTCTTTGAAATTATTACAGGGAGGAAAATTTATGGCATCTTCCTGTAActattacatacacacatattcacaTATTCATAGACCCACAGTGTTTTGGATACGACCAGAGGAAAGAGTCTATTCTACATGTCCACTACCAAAATCCTATCTTTCCATGCAGGGCAACGCATATACATCCGTTTATGAGAGATGCATATAGTGGGAAGATGAAGTCCATTTCTGTTCAAATTTAGAAAtatgtgttatggactgaattgtgtccatctaaaaatccatatgttgaagtcctaatctataatgtgactgtatttggacacGGGGCCTTTAAGGAGGTTAATTAcggttaagtgaggtcataagaGGGAGGTCCTAACCCAGTAACACTGaagtccttataagaagaggaagggacaccAGGAGTCGCTCACACAGACAAGAAGGCCATGAGCGGATGCAGCAAGAAGGCGCcacctgcaagccaagaagaaaggtctcaccagaaaccaaccctccGGCCCCCTCACCTTGGAATTCcctaactgaaaaaataaatttctgccattgaagccacccagtctgtggtcttCTGTTATGGCAGTGTGAACAGACTAATACAATAGGTATATTGGGCATTTATTGTACTATCCTTTCAACATTTTTAAGGTTTCaaaatttccaaaatgaaaagcTGGGAAAATAATAATGGATGAAATTTATTGGACATCagtgctttacatggattatctcatttaaccctacCAATAGCCACGCAAAATGGATATTATCActgccattttgcagataagaaccctgagaacagagaggttaagcttGAATCTGTTGGGCCATAATCTTCTTATTCACTCTATGCTGCctccaaaaataaaaacttccatGGAGGGGGACAATGTTTGTGTCcccaaaattcaaatgttgaaaactaatccccaaggtgatggtattaggagatggggtctttgggaggtgattaggtcatgaaggtgaaGCCCCCATgaagggattagtgcccttgtaaaagagACCCAAGAGAGtttccttgccccttctgccttGTAAGGACGCAGAGAGGAGACGTCCATCTGTGAACTCGAAAATGGACCCTCCCCAGACAtggaatctgctggcaccttgatgttagatttccagcctccagaaccacaagaaataaatgtctgtcattaagccatccagtctatggtatttttataGCAGGCTGAACAAACTGAGACAGAGGGCGAAAGGCTCTTTACCTGGCTCCATTCCAGCCTCTTGCCAAGCCCCTCACCTATGAAATGTACATGACATCATATGACATCCTTGAAGGAGGTGTGTACACATGTCACCACACTAGTTGTCCTGATTTAATGCTTGTTCCTGCACATATGACATTGCAAATATTTCAGATGGACCCAAGAAAGAGAGTTGGCTACTATCTCAACCAGATTAGCACTTTCAGACCAAAAAGCAAGGCTGACaagagcaaagaagagaaaactcAGAGGGTAAGTTATGTGAATCCCTCCAATCCTCACATGGTCATGAGGACAGACGTGCCCACGGAGAGCCCTGGCCCCATGCTGACTGACATGTGTGAAACCACCAGGTGTGCAGGTAACGTGCCTTGGCCTGGTCTCTGCAGAGCAGCATTTCTGGAAATCAATGGATTGTTCCAGAACCAGCAACTCTGCACTCTTGAATCTGgccattttccttttaataagCTCTTTACACTGAATTGTGTCCCAATCTTTAACTAGGGTGCCAAACTGTTTAGTAGCTAATGAGATCAATGGTGTGTAATTCATAAATGAAGTGCTCCTATTTATGTCTGCTTGTTCAAGAAGCGCAGAACACAGCCCCTCTGCGCtggtaacaaaacaaacaaagcagcTCTGTTGTCCTGTCTCTGACAGCAGCTGCTAGCTCAGGAGAGTGTGTGGCTTTCCTTCAGGCTGCCTGAAGTCAGGACCATCTGGGGACGAGGTGACAAATTCACTCAGTTTGGGCACCTTGAAAGCCTGCAGGTCCTTGGAGACAGCAACTAGGAACACATCTCCCAGAGTGTGAGCATACGACTCCATTCAAAATAAGGACCCAGCCTTGGTTTATTTTGCCTAAGCTGGGCACCAGCAATCTCTGTGATTGCCCATCAGAAGCCAATTTTTAAAACCAGATTAAAGCCACTCACCACGAGCAGATTTGCCCAAGGGCAGGAAAAATTCTAAGAACTCATCTGTGAGGGCTCTGCGTTAATGGAAGCTTCCATAATGTCCTTTTGTGCTGCAAGATTGAATCACAATGTGTAGGACGGAGGTTCAGCTCAGAATCCAAAGGCAAGCTCTTGTGGGCTGGGCAGCGTGTTCTCAATGGAAGGCTTTCAGCCCAAAGTGGGCGCAGCCTTTGAATTGAGGAGGGGAGGGCACAGCCTCCCCGGTGCAGACCAGACGTCCCCAGCCAACAAAGCAAGAGGCATGGGGTGTGGAGACCTGGGAGGAGGGGTGATTTGCTGCAGCGAAGGTCTAAGCAGAGGATGGAGATGCAGAAAATGTCCTCCCCACCATCGTAGCTGGAGACCATCACATCCAGATGGGTTCCTAAATGAACAGCTCTGAAGACACACACTCAAGCCAAGTAGGAATGCTTGAAAAGAGGAAGGAGGCTGGTGCAGGGAAAAACAAGCATGCCCCTGCACTACCAAGCTTTAAGGGAACCAGCAAAACCATAAAGCAAAATCGTCAAGATGGAGAGTCGCCACTGACTGAGCATTTACTAAGGCCAAGCCCGTGCTAAGCACTTCAGTTATGATTACATTTaatccacacagcagccaggcaGAGTGGATGCCCCCCACTgcacaaatgaagaaatattcaCAGAGAGGTTCAAGACCAGACCCGGGTCGCACGTGGAGCTCCCATGGCAAAGCAAGATCAAGCCCCGCCTGGCTCCAGGACCCTGCTGTCTCCTGCTTCCCTGTACTTGCTGGCCTCGTCTCTCCTGGACCAATGCAGCAGCCTCTTCTCCCACCCACTCTGGCCTGTGCATTCTGTTCTCCAGGCTGCAGCCAGAGCAATGGCTTAGAAATGAAAGCCTGACCCTGTCACCCTCATGGGAAGACTCTACGGTGGTGGCTTCACTTTGCAATCAGCTGTGCCCCCAGCCTACCTTTCCGGCTTCGTCCCACACAGAGCTCCCCATCCCTGAATTTTCCTGGAGCTGGagctctcctgctcctccctgcGTATCTCAGCCCCAATCTTCACTTTTCAATGAAGCCTCCCTGGACTGGCCTCTGGGATCAGATCTCCTTCTACAGCCCTACATAGTGAGGGCACTAGTCACAGCTGCCATCAAAAAGGATGACCATTTCTCCCACTGGAGTATAATGGAGACTGGGTCTTGCCTCTTTTCAATATTGTATCGCCAGTGCTTGGCATACTGCAAACATTGAATATATGAATGCatgagtagatggatggatgggtgaagggatggatggatggttgggtggatgatggatggaaggatggatgggtggatgggtgaagggatggacagatggatggatggatggatggacaaataCAACTAAATGCAAATCAAGGATTCTAAATATGCAGAAATGCTCCCAAATTCTGGTTGTTTGACTTGAAGATTAGGAAAGTTCTTTTCTTCCATACAATCACAGCACTCTAGTGATCTGTTAGTCCAAACCTCTCATGTTACaggaatgaggaaactgaggcccaggaaaggCAAAGTACTTTTGTTTTAATACCTCTGCCAAAGAAATGAGGTTAAGGCAGCACTACTCAACCAAATGTCCCTTTGCGCACTGGTGGGTCTGATAAGTTAGGGGGTACACTGCAAGTGATCTGTTATTAATTATAAAGCACGGAAGTCTGCGAATGATTTGTAATTTTCATAAATTAGTCTAATTCAAAAGATGATAAGGTGTCCCCACAGAACATCGTCTCTGTTACTCATTTTGCATTCTGCTGCAGTTTCTGGAAAAGGAAGGCATGGGGCCGAGGGAGATCCAGCAAGTTAGACCACAGACCCTGGGGACTACCTGTCCTCAAACACGGCTAAcggctggggctggggtgagggcacGGGGGCTGTGGGCGCTCCTCAGCTTCTGCATCATGACTTGGCCCACAAATTAGGGGCTTTTCTGACACTTCTGAGTTCTCTGAGAAGTCTGACACTTCCGCCCTATTCTCCACTCCCTTTGGGTCGTCGCCCCAGGAAGTGAGGCTTCTCTGATTGGTTAGATGGGGAAGGCAGCCCCCCCGTAGGTCCAGTCTTCCCATGGGTGGGAGTTAAGGTGCTCAAGGTCACTGAGATGAGCTCACCCACAGTGCAGCCCCTCTCCCCGCTGCCTGCATGTAGCAAGCTCGCTGGGGCCAGCCCTCCCCGCCCTTCAGGGCAGCCTGCCCTGGCACACAGCCTGGCGCTGGTGGGAGCTGATTCCCAGCACAGTATGCCGAGCCCCTGGTTGGCTCTTCCTCTGGGCCAGCCTCGCCAGTGATCAAGCtggtttccttctccctctctgactCCGGCCATCTTCTTCACAATTGATTCAGAATCTGCTGTGaccactgaccttcaacaccccctgaaaggagttcagggtggagatcaggaatgaggcactctgtgctctgggaaaaactggcagaacagatcttcagatagttagatattttcaggaggaGGTTTTACGAGCCCCAtgtcttgcatctcctcatatctagaaaagcactaaaatcatgaaCGGAGACAcgtgctcctcgtgactagcagcagCCTCCTGCTGAGACGTGTGCTTGGCTGCACGCACCCCCTTCACTGACGTCATATGTAACACTGACCTTGCCCCCCGCCTCttcggagcagttcctcagagctctctgagaggctgtctcccgggctgtagtcctcattttgccccaaataaaacttcacCCACAACTCCAACGTTGTGCATTTTCTTTAAGTCAACAATGggatgaataaaaaatatatttttaacggACGCCGTAACTGCTCACTTAGGTTGAGTCCTACACTGTGAGATGGATCGCCATTCCAGAACCTTCAGAGAAGGAATTTACATGCTGAGTGATCTGTGCAGAGCAAAGGACTCTCAAGTTAATAAGGATATGACAGCCGCCATGCTTTAACAACTATAACATGGTATTTCACGTAGAAAGGCACCTCCTCAGAAACTTCTTTGCGGTCCCGAGCAGATTAGGTCCAATCCACACTCACAGCCCTAACTCGTCCAAACAACGCTCCCTATATGGATGCCAGCGAGGCTGCTGACCTTGGCAGCCCTGTCAGACTCAGCTTTGTATTTTAAATCcagtgttaactcttttctgtgCTCCTTCtgcattagaaaaaagaaagaccacAATGCTTAAGCAATCCATgcagtaaatgaaagaaaattattcgTAGGTTCTAAAGAGTTATTGGaggaaagggtgtgtgtgtgctgggggttGGATGAAACACCAAAGCATCCTTAGTATTCAGCCTGTACTTTGCCACATGAACTTTTATTTGACTTCAAGGTCAAGGTGTTGGTCCACTCTTGAGACTTCATTAACCAGCATAACGAGGGCATAGGCACAGGCAACTGAATtccaaagaaaattcaaaaactgTCCCCTAACCAATTTTTTTCAGCAACCCTCATGTGGGTGTTGACCAAACTGTGTGGTTCCCAGCCTCAGTGCTGGGCTTGGAGTGTGACCCCCAAGCCTTCCCTGTAGCTGGAATGAACTCCATGTCTCctccttctgtctgtctgtcactGTATCTCAAATGTATGTAGATATTAtcacaagaaaacagaaattcatttAAATGCATTTCTGGCATAATAATTACTTTTGATCGGTTGGATGTTGCTTAATGATCAATTaccaaaaataaaactacaatccCATTAGAGGAGGCATctgggttttctgtttgtttgtctgtttttaatctAATAAGATATTTATTGAAGAAGATAAGTAAGATGTGATCACAAAGTGAGATTTCCATAAATGTTATTCACAATAAGTAATCAAATGTCTTTAGTGTTGTATACaggtagtttttttgtttgtttgtttgtttggttttttacatttatatatattcgttttcagattcttttccattataggttattataagatactgagtagatttccctgtgatatacagtaggtccttgtcgtttccttactttatatatagtagtgtgtatatgttaaccccaaattcctaatttatccaccctccccaccccccagtatcctctttggtaaccataaatttgttttctagagGCATCTGCTTTTATTcacaataaagatttttaaaattctaataagCACAAATCAAGGAATTgggtagagggacttccctggaggtccagtgggtgagactgcACACTCCCAATGCTCTC is a window encoding:
- the TACC2 gene encoding transforming acidic coiled-coil-containing protein 2 isoform X8; this encodes MGNENSTSGNQQEDSGLNNIILWPPNPEPLQRTSLARSPGSVERPGNSQSAERKPEEKPRSNDHGDLPSVGHGGSCSTSEGATSPYPCIVSPEVTEPRKHPREARGQEDSPLPSPPEPWEQGSPLASVPFAEGAPEGCLASPAAEPEDCPLAQHPQREPSPNAPGYGPAALVPGMDGSTQPRVVAIAPSARRERGPKEDEGQKLSSSSSIDQSPGISPAAPREPMKVQLCGEDGWPGGFESQGKEAAGGFPLPESGRGAPMAPAAAQPGQESSAGLEESPPKPENPTPQDPAPKCQVEGPPQDFTDDSGFLRTCPPSGSGSGAAQEAEAKVAARESCPQQMGAHPPPTELPWESLGPALAPGAKGSWEETLDAPDARGHLQTGRRGAEPRQAVCVTAGDQPEGGLLVSPEPAPHAATEETDPASSLTSQPAARASAAAEQPREMISDAARPVLTDLAKEQAEAGLAGQEKHASDLAGEGEGPEGGPREVPAPSPPEEREELWKREQSHEVQQGVLPLPPPGASDESVRRSLGPKDEAKAPEGPAVAKESTLPGADPRGQEAAPEPPEGADPGNLQGEQPEACGCKPDPKVEEDEASQLTGGVESSSLPSRASAQPLREEAPGHVDRPGSPSEDAAWSSVACGMMEEAQVVHASASLHQLHEPDPIPPSGPDGAGKHVFPEGAVREGPGLQTKYSDTFQDVRGLGRMDPLPALESEKSDFLSTSATEVIPKAQEAEGKSEIKTRSHPSVQRPGSCEGEGLLTPPHAHGLGRDAAGQEVHTDGPPPPAEENLAVDCGLTTLGPEQGQQENLSCPGDSGIRVAASERPSLYSENRLQQSQTDPEASISETLREKSQQCESEKETSPGDAEFQNLGADSPQTHIPVEPREDVSLPTHGAKEQASESELQSELPKGSLSDAPSSAPGHTVPENRTTEPSELSAPKRLELSALGGNGQEGECSGSQLSRGPPPAADTLQDSALARSLSRKESCCAGQGPNKSQQELVDGLKAGSQHEEACLGDAGISEAADAWPPLQDSGKTEKASGSTVGAPPCRPDSVALLKAARCPPAPAPAGPRVASTQEAPESEAGGETQEGRRQSGLAPEKEMECPTATDAEAQKLLESVPSAEHQGAGGGTAEIGGNADGGDLGTQRAPGEPGEAARSGGFLPTDQCPSPGEEASTCALGEPCQAEQPSASSQDALLPARELGAIPRSVVDISAAQAVPDPKRLLSSRPPEEATPETPYLHMESAARKGAEDSGVKALSPQGLRAPGESPCPTREPLLVLENASSTKVPCDSPAPLGQPGAAGEETSAVPASSGSPKAGTFEGPVDSVPYLDRVPLLAKGKQTAEEQKGSRAPGASAKPSELSAHLASEESTAGDAARERERSGERMVDPSKDPRKGASAGVDASSRQTSMIAGLPDFREHITKIFEKSVLGALTADRPQSTLGEKAGAGKSVMGKDLATPSPEKLPDGTQGVAIASLPTTPAGLWVQSKEKQQELAVEAEISRLGPQDPAPEKLPGPAWPAAEQSLPGASVGKEMSGPPQMLTESKKPEGAGEGWPGLGSQAHSQQESGRQESASGLSSQVTSPEIPDADLPLAPQSHGEGDAVQDDRIPSGRQHQETSRRDSQPREDGAQGFSHPGALGDMSVSTSAQRASSPHGNVPTVAEAISEACTPDTLRGERRHGGAAGISETQNALGTQSTLEPRAGEVAEAPLEPGLGAEAAGQAEGDVTWSTAETGAHVSDDLPEAGTTRTFSAAACASALPGSRGDPGCSEGALRMEAAAAPSGDSPAGHPQAEEQPGPELPAPAGDGKVRVSSPPEPDEVRDLKLQSLDPEALDAERKSSGPGPSTLPLVPEKDAPNVVGEVISDETRSAGGAESASQFGPATLQALSSSICSPVVDDVIQPAALEDLENPLLAAFSPHGDVSGWVSTDLTAQRSSDSEEAFETPESTTPVKAPPAPPPPPSEVVPEPEVSAPPPPEEAGCGSEPVCVPDGPRSSSVEGSPFRPPTHSFSSVFDEDKPIASSGTYNLDFDNIELVDNFQTLEPRSSDSKNQDCKVNSRRKSTDSVPISKSTLSRSLSLQASDFDGASCSGSPEAAAPAPDAHSTGSSSASSTLKRTKKPRPPSLKKKQTTKKPPETPPVKETQQEPAEESPDPSEENRIAEAKTESAKTEGSGPTLSEEAPVEPAAVPKAACPLDSEGAEGAIPPASGGGRVQNSPPIGRKTLSPATAPEVVEVSPLDSGGQEDSPAKGLSVRLEFDYSEDKGSWDTQQENPPPTKKTGKKPVAKMPLRRPKMKKTPEKLDNTPASPTRSPAEPNDIPIAKGTYTFDIDKWDDPNFNPFSSTSKMQESPKLPQQSYNFDPDACDGSTDPFKTCSKTPSSPSKSPASFEIPASAIEANGVDGDGLNKPAKKKKTPLKTDTFRVKKSPKRSPLSDPPSQDPTPVATPETPPVISAVVHATDEEKLAVTNQKWTCMTVDLEADKQDYPQPSDLSTFVNETKFSSPTEELDYRNSYEIEYMEKIGSSLPQDDDAPKKQALYLMFDTSQESPVKSPPVRMSESPTPCSGSSFEETEALVNAGAKIQHPVARGLAPNQEPHLQVPEKSSQKELEAMALGTASEVIEIREAAHPTDVTISKTALYSRLGTAEVEKPTGLLFQQPDLDSALQIARAEIITKEREVSDWKDKYEESRREVMEMRKIVAEYEKTIAQMIEDEQREKSVSHQTVQQLVLEKEQALADLNSVEKSLADLFRRYEKMKEVLEGFRKNEEVLKKCAQEYLSRVKKEEQRYQALKVHAEEKLDRANAEIAQVRGKAQQEQAAYQASLRKEQLRVDALERTLEQKNKEIEELTKICDELIAKMGKS